In Cotesia glomerata isolate CgM1 linkage group LG8, MPM_Cglom_v2.3, whole genome shotgun sequence, the sequence taattttcttttttttctcttattttttctttcgctactcgtttcttttttattatttcctatTTTACTCTATCCGCCGTCTCTACAACCTCCCCTTCACCCTGTCGGCCCCCTACTTCTCATCCTCATCCTGATTCTGGTCCTTCTTCCTCATCAGCTTTTCCAACGGGACAATAATTTCCCCCCGTGTCCAGAGTTGCCCTTGGCAACTAGTCTCACCAACTTGTAAAAAATACTTGTGTCAATTGCCAAAAAATCTacctttttaattattacaatcttttatagattattataattatttttttagtcccaatagattatttaaattgcttgGTTTTTAATTGGTACCAATGATTAAAGGTGATTCATTTTAACAATGGGCCAGTTTTGGACCATAGACCAATTCTTTGAAAATGGCCCAAATTTCTGAGATACCAATTGTAGAAaaatattgcaaaaattaattaatttcccAATTGTGGGCCATGTCTTAATTTTGGACCATGTTCAAAATTTCGacttttttctaattttactaaaaatcagCTACATAAAAGATGTAGTCATATGGTGAcaaaaatcacaaaatttcgatttaaaagaaagaaaaaaaaaaaaaaaaaaaaaaaacaataagaaAAGATTAATGTaagatgttaaataatttaacagaaAAGTGATGGAATCGTTTACGCAAACGTCCAAACAGCTTCCACAGGTGGTCGGATGGTGGAGTAGTGACCTCGATCTCTCATTCTCTCTTATGGCTCATGTTTTCCTTCCCTCTCTCTTTCGCTTGGTAGTACGATACTGAAACGCTAGTTCGACAGTGGCTCTACTCACTTTtccctctctctctctctctttctgcTCACTTACGCCCTCATTCACGGACTATACGCTGTACTAGTTCAACTCGCATGCTCTTAAACTCTCCTCGACTTGACCGCCTACCTCAAGAGTTACAAATTGTTCAATGTCAACCAAACATGTTCATTTTCCTAATTAATTTCACGGATTTCCCAATTTTCAACgtcggtaaaaaaaatttctcaaaaaatttattggaaaaaaaaaaaaattggagggGAGGcgggtaattaattaaatttaattagtcggattggattaatttaaaaaaagacaataaaaaaaagttaataacgATAGAGGTTAAACAGCGACATTTTACTTGTTGCTTGCTCTCGACTAATTGCCAAGTAATTGGTTGCCCCATACCTTATTCTCGTACCTCATTCCTTTAGTTTAATAATCGCGGcctttaaaactttttttgttgaaaattttattaaggaatttttagttcttaatttattttaatttttagggtttttaagatgaaaatttttagttgaaaaaattcttacttATTTCTAAGAAAGGTActacaaaatttttggaaatttcatAAAAGATTCCTTGTAattttatgacactgaagttagcagacgtctaaaaatttttgattttttttattaattaaattacaactaaaaatatatttgtaaaaaattgcacttataatttttcaagttttttacatgtgacattttttttttaatttttttaattaaaattttttcaataaaaaatttttaaaaattttgaaatgtcagctaacttcattttcattgcaattttttgacctgctgaaaaatttattttaaaaaaaatccctaAACGATTCACTCACTTTCAAtcatacacaaaaaaaaaaaaaaaaaaaaaaaaaaaaaaaaaatgaaaataaaatttatcaataaaacttACCCTTGATCCATACGATCGACAGGACCACCTGGGCCCATCATCGGGTGTCCAGGTCCCATAGGTCCCATGGGATGTCCTGGCCCAAAAGGGCTCCCAGGTGGCATTCCGTACTGCGGTCCCGAGAACTGTCCAGGTGAAGGAAAGTGAGGGTTACCTCCTGGCGGAACAAACGGAGGCCCAGAAGAGCCAGGTCTCCCGACGAATTGAGGTGGACCCGAAGGCGAGCCGAACGGACTGGGTCCAGGTCCATTGTAAGGCCCAGAGTTGTTTTGTGGTGGAGGAAATCCCGGGTTCGACTGCGGACCAGGCCCCGGCGTGGAAGAGCCACTTGGTGCTGGTGAGGCCGTGTACTGAGGAGTTCCGGAACCTGGTGGAGGGCCTTGGTACCCAGGCCCACCGGCAGGGCTGCCAGCGCCACCGGGGAAAGGACTCGGACCCTGAAATCCTCCAGGGTTTCCTCCGGGGCCCGAAGTGTTGTAGCTTGGACCGCTCTGATTTACCGAGTTCGGAGTGTAGGGGGACGCCTCAGAGCCTGCTGGCGGGCCCTTCCACGAAGCTGGTGTTCCTGGGTCCTCCAGTGTGGTTGTAGCTGCTAATGGTGTACTCAAACGGCTACAacctcaataaaataataataataataataataaatattagtttctATATAAAGaccttaaaacaaaataaagaaGACTTACCATTATTGGTACCATTTGCCTTCATCATTGGTTAAAGCGATGTCAATCCATTACTCCGAGGATTTTTATCACactaattacaataattatcactatatttttttgttatagtTTTCAATTTTGTATACTAGTCACCTCTATTTTACAACTTTATTgtcactattttttaatataacaaattaactttgttatttttattgatatttacaattataatccttgaaaatttctgaaataattaaataaatttaattaatgttttttttttttttaattttaacttagaAAAAGCCAGtgatttgtttaatttataaacaaaaattaaataatagtcgaaatttaaaaaaataaccctATAACTTGCCGACCTGAACCGGCACGACAATAAAAACTGCCACCTCTATCTAAATCTAACCTCACACCTGAATTCTTACCTCCCAATGTCTTGGTGAGTGGTCAGGTCTTACAATAAGCACAGCACGTCAAACAGCAAACAAGAACCGCGAGTCTGAAACCTCACAACAATTACTCGACTGTTACTTCAGAGTCAGACAAGTCACCAAACAATACTcacttaaatattatatatatatatatgtataggtatatatagatatatatattatagtccaccataaatatataaaatttcggTCCTCAACTTTTCTGcaccgaaaattaataaacaaatagataaattaaaaattttcaattaataattattaatttttaaaaaataataaataataaataaacgtcCACAAGTTTCAATTTATGTCGCACTATCCCGGCATATTAACCAACACTGTAACTCACACACCCGTGCTTAATCTTGAtacgctgaaaaaaaaataatttttttttttcaatacttaataattattttataaaaaaataaataaaaataaatacttacagTAAAGAAAATATACATGAGCGATGCTAgtatataattgttattttttccaGGCCCCACGGAATCGCAACGGACGACACTCGGGATCTACAGTACGAGTTTCACTTGGATGTTTGGtgtcaatattaatattgctattgatattaataattatcaaccAGCGGGCACCtacaatgtaaatattaacgttaatattttaatgattgaTGATTTTAAATGGTGAGAATAGTttattagattattattaatattaattatacattACAGCAGGATCGGAGATTAGAGGTTGTACTCGCCAACGGATCACGTTTGCAGCGCCAATACCTGCCTCCGAGAGAGACGCCAACCTCCAGAAAGAGACGCCACGGCCGGAGATTTAAGTCCCATCTAGTGCCGGGAAAAACAACTGGGATATAATACGTGagtcagttttttttatttagtatataCTATTTTGTGAGGATTGTCAACATTGTCAATTGTCAATAATTGTCAAGTCAGTTGAGGAGCCCTCAgccaattttatttataaagatttttttttttttataaaaattttataatgtttaatttcaggatcaatttttttcaattaataatatacataGAATAATTTACGGTTTCATCATAAAGTAAaaggtaaattattttttaaataaactaattttttattttctttctgaaaaaattatgttcgtacaaatttaaaaaaattataattacaattaaaaaaaattttttttttaaatacttgtcatttttttttttttttggctatTTATAATGGAATTAGGAgtcaattgatttaaaaaattaattacaaaaactatttataaaaattttattttgcatcAAGAGAATTtccattgaatttttaattagagtaATTCAGAGGATGTTTGCAGTCTCTCAGTACAGcatgcaaaaaaataaaatccgtcaattataattaaacaaggTTTGATTTCATAAAATGACA encodes:
- the LOC123270481 gene encoding basic salivary proline-rich protein 3-like, with the translated sequence MMKANGTNNGCSRLSTPLAATTTLEDPGTPASWKGPPAGSEASPYTPNSVNQSGPSYNTSGPGGNPGGFQGPSPFPGGAGSPAGGPGYQGPPPGSGTPQYTASPAPSGSSTPGPGPQSNPGFPPPQNNSGPYNGPGPSPFGSPSGPPQFVGRPGSSGPPFVPPGGNPHFPSPGQFSGPQYGMPPGSPFGPGHPMGPMGPGHPMMGPGGPVDRMDQG